One Carettochelys insculpta isolate YL-2023 chromosome 1, ASM3395843v1, whole genome shotgun sequence genomic window, ACAAACGaattttacaaaatgaaaaaccTCAGCAAATTTTGAATAACAAATGGATTTTGAGACAATCATGACACTTTGACTGATTTTCCATCAACGGGGAGGACTCAGATTCTTCAGGAATTATTTGCTTAATACTCATGAGAaccatatgcatttcagctcacAGGCTTCCTCAGTGTGATGAGCTAGTAGTTCTGAATCTGGTGAATTGCTCTATACTTCAATTATTTGTGCAGTACATTGGGATTTTGATTTTTAACCATTTGTGTGTATTTCTGTGTAGGCTAATTTCAGATCTGTTCAGTGAAATTACACAGTGATCTGCAGGACCTATAATTACTCTATAGTTACAGTTTTATATTCCCGTTTCTACCATATAATTACAGAAAATTAACATATTTTCCTTTGTAACTAGTAGCACTACCATATCACACTCActcattctctgtcccttttcacTCCAACTTTTTCTCCTTTATGCTTTTTTCTGTTGACCTTTCTTCTTCCATCACCTCACCATTGGAAGAAATATCTCCTTCTTCAAAAGCCCCAGCTCCTCTCAGAATGACATGGAACGTCTCCGTAGCCTGGTAACATCCTCCCCATGAATAAAAGCAGACAAGGTATGGCTGGTGCGAGTGTCGATTGTGTCGGAACTGCTCCCAGTGCCGTGGACCtgcacccctggatgtaggcactGCAAGATGGTCCTGCGGATATAGCTGTCGAAACAGTAATAGATGAAGGGGTTGACACAGCTGTTGGCAAATGCAAAAGGGCTGCTTACTTGCATGCCTGCCTGGGCAAGAACACGAAGACAGAAAGGTAGCATCGAGTCTTGGAGCCCAGAGATGATAGCCAGAAGCTTGAAAATGTTGAAGGGAATCCAGGAGAAAACAAAGGCAGCCACTACAATGAAGACGATCTTGATAGATTTTCTCAGCTTTTTGTCATGTTTCCCAGACTTCTGATAATGCATGCAAAGTTTCTTGGTGATGGAGCAGTAGAAGGTCAAGATGCTCAGCAAGGGGAAAAAGAAGGCCAGAATTAACATGATCAGTGACACAATCCGTCTAGTGGGTGTGAGTGGCACATCTGTGCAGTAAGGCTGGTCTTTATGTTGCCTCAGTTCTCTGGATAGAAGAGTGGGAAGCCCCAGGAGGCAGGAGAGAAGCCAGATGCAGGCGCAAAGTCCATTAGTGTAGAATCTTGTTCTAACTTTCCTGGCTACAGAGGGGTGTATGATGGCCAGGTATCGGTCAGCACTCATGCAAGTGAGGAGGAAAATACTGCAATACATGTTGACTGAGATGATGTAGGAACTGCCCTTGCAGAGAAAGGAGCCAGACCTCCAGATCCCCAGCGAGATCTCCTTGTCCACCCAGAGTGGCAGTGTGAGGAGGAAAACAAAGTCAGAGACAGCTAAGTTGATGATAAAGATGTCTATCTGCCTGTGGACTCCCAGTTTGAAGACCAGGGCTCCTATTAAGATGGAATTGCCAGTGATTCCCAGCAGAAACACAGTGGCATAAAGAACGGGAAGAAAAATGTCCATGTATGGGACTTGCAGACTTTGGCAGTAGTCTTCAGGAGGACCCTCCGTGGGTGAATAGTAATAGCTATCATTGTAGGGGAAAGTTGTCTCAGgcatctaaaagaaaaaaaatcgtCAAACTCTGTCTCTGAATGAGCTGGCACTCTGATTGCCAGAGACCACAGGACtgatctttctttcttctttttttttcccctgaagatcTTATGaaacaccttttttaaaaaaaacacacacactttgatATTCACAATCTGTATCGCTGTCAGCCAATCATAAGGACAAGCAAAGAGGGAGGGGGGACTGATTAGTTAAACCCAATCAAGGCAGAAGGTCTCTAGGAGTAGATGGGGTTGAGttggtgtgtgttttgttttgtgttttttttgttttttttttttcattttgcatttgACCTGGAGCCTTTTAAATTCAGCTATTTTTCAAAGATTTTGAGTGGATTGATttaaagattttctttttctttcttaagtGATTATAGGTGATGAAGAGAAAACAGGAAACAGTTAATTCAATGTTCTGTTCTTTTCCCATTATCTTTGGCTGAATTATTAgcctatttacatttttttttctgaggttTGGACGTTTATACTGTGGCTTATGTTGTCCACTGATTTTTCTCGTTAGCGTATCCCCTAATAAGTACAACTAAGGAAAACTATTTAAAACCCTGTCTTATCCATTCTAACATGTAGCAGCAAATCCTTATGTTCCAGTGGTTAGATCAACACAGTGTGTTATCAGTCTTGGCCTGCAGAACTACCTGCTTTTCCATTTCTGGATTcctctctgtgtgcctcagtcaGAAAGGgtccttatttccattttctACTTAATTTCAAAGataaaattgctcttccttcccTATCACCAGTTTGGCCTAAGTAGCTCATGCCAAATCTCCAAAATGCCCATTTATTGcagtcctgcctctgccccagcatGACCAATTCTATGCCATTCTGGTGTGTAGCTCCTGAGAGACTCCCTTTTGCAGTCACACTTAAAGCTTTTCTAATGCATTTAATCTCTGATCTGCACCATCTGCTGTCATTCCAGTTTCAAGCTACCCCATGTTCAGCTCTGTCAGCGTGCTTAGTTTGGATTTAGAATCTCTGTTTTAAAGTGCTTGATTCCAGTACAGCTTTGCAAATACCAGTAATCCTGAACAGCATCATGTCTGATTGGGAAGGTTGAAGACCAGTGGTAAACCAGCCAATAAACCTCAGTTCTGATTTTCCCCCAGTCTTCCCTGCCTTCTTCTAGCCTTCTCCTCCCCTTTGATCTGCAAGCCCTCCAGTTTATCCAGCCTAGAGCTGCCACCTCAACTCTGCCAATGACCTATGAAAAGCATCCTCTGATGTTTGAAACCTGCAGAAGCCCCATACCATATGACATAGTACTTAAAGAGAAATGGGCTAAGCCTCATAGCTTAGAAAATTTAAAGATGCAGTGTCAGATCTTGCCAGGCACAGCGATGGACTGGGTTAATGCATCATCAATGATCCAAGAAACTTTCGCATTGGTCCACAAAGTAGAAGATTTTGAGAGCCTCGTGGTTTgggatttgaattttttttggatATGAGGTGGACTGTGAAAAGCTCTCTCTTTTGAAGTGATCATAGACTAGAAAGGTTTGAGACCCCTTGGACTGAACAAGATGACAGAACTTTCCCATCTcttatttctatgattctgtggcatAGTGATGAGAGATGGTGGAAAAATAGGAATATAGTTTGCAAAAAATTGTCCCTgtgtttctttaaaatgtttaaattcagatgttttcaaccagctctaataCTGAGTTGAGAACTGGGCCGTCTTCATTTCTAATCAAAGGGACTTTTTTGGTTCAAAAATGACTTGCAAAATTGTATACCTGTGTGGGATGGCCTCTCTCTGCCAGGAAATACATTAAACTAAAATAAGCTCGGCTATAATTCCAGGACACTAGAAAATACATGTGATATACTCCTTTATAATGTATGCAGATCTAGATTCAGGGGAAACTCAAATGTGTGCAGGGATCTCTCCCCATCTCTCATGTTAACAATTTAATAGCAGTTTCTCTTTTGAGTCATTTTTCCCACAGTGCTCTGAAGCCTAGAATCTGtaataaatattttcaaaggcCTTAATTGAACCATCAAGATGTGCATGGGCCCAGACTGAAAAAAACTATGTAGTTGTACCTTAATCATTTCACAAACATTCTTTCTTTACAGTTTGTTAAATTCAGTTATTTAAAGATTAGCATGTACAAGTCCAATATGAAGCCTTATCGTAAATAATTAAAATGTGATTTATGAAAATAAAGCAGCAAAATGTATCCCAAAAATATTAgccttgcttttgttttgtgttaatTCAATAAGTACTCTTATTCATGTCATAGGCCTCGATTTTCTTTCAACCACATCTACAGCCAGGTTTTCACGAGACCTTCACTTCCATTTTTGCACCTAAATTAGGACCAGGTTTTTGTACTTCTCAGATctgtggccagattttcaaaaggctcAGGCAAGCCACACGGATGCTGAAGTCTTCTGAATTTCAGTTGTTTGGTGCAAATTCACATTCGTGCTCAGGTTCTGTTTTAATGGCTACAATTTTGCAATGTTCctgtttttcaaaaatgcatCTTGGGACAATTTTACATACGTTGATCATGCTTAAAATGCATTATTGCCTTTAGATATATAACTAATATTACCTCAGTAGTCGCAGCATTCTAAATCTTCCCTATGGTAAAAGAACAAGGTAATTTAAGGCACAATTGGGATGCTCTTAAACACGATGGCTGTAAATTGAAGTATGATTTCATTTCTCTTAAAGCTGCAGCATTTTTGTAGAAAATAATAAGGAAAATCTCTGATATACTGAAAGACTGAGGCTACGCATGGGATACTAGCCTTCTGATTGAGTGACAAACTGAGAAACAAGATACATGGCCCCACAGTTGGCACAGGCAATGTAAggtaatattgattttaatttcTTGAATGCAAATAAAATTTTCTGTAACCTTAGATTCATGATTCAGCATTTCCAACATAAAGATTTATCATTGCCTGATACTCTTGCTGTTCATAGTTACTTATTCAGCATGCTTTTCATGAACCTTTTACATGTGCCTCAAGCTCTATGCTGGGTATGTTTCTATAAAATGAACtaataaatcaaataaaaatgtaataaacaGTGAGATAATGAGTGGAACAGAGGTAGATGTGGTTATAAACCAAAGCACAATCGTTCCTAACTGGATGCAGTTCAGAAGGCTGTTTTAAAGAGAACAGGTTCTGCAAACCCATTAGTAAAGAAAAATTGTTTTGTCAAGACTGGCTATGGCAAGTTTTCAAGCACCCAGCTAATACAGACTCCAGCTTGGGGTCTCTTTGTCACTTATTGTAATAGCAAGAAGCATGCCAGCTGAGCAGGGTCATTTTCTTTGTTTGGTTCCAGCTTAGGATACCTGAAATGCTCTTCATGCCAGATATAGGACACCTTGCCCACCATAAAGGGAATGTGGTAAACTAGGTAGGTTAAGCACCACAGACACTGAACCAATATATAAGCAAGAGGGTAGTTTTGTAGATGGAAGTGGGTGGAGGCCTTGGCTTCCAACCTGCACTGCTGCTTGTGAGAGATGTAGGGCACGTTCTCCCCCTATTGGATTTCTCTCCTTACAGCAATTATAGTTGACAACTAGGGTTTAGAAAAAAAGAATTGTTCTGTTAAAAAAACAAAGGGTCCTGGGCCACCGGCTAAGTAGGTAAGTAAATAGGAGAGAAGAAACCAACAGTGAGCAGTAAAAACCAAGAGATCATGTGAAGAATTCTAATGGAGTCTACTGTTATTGCTGCTGGGGTATTTGAAAGGCTGGTCATTGGCTGAATTTTTTTTACCAACATTTTGAATAAACATTTTGAATAAAATGCTCCTTTTACAGAGATATTTTAAGATGTgttttgctgtgtttttttttagATAAAAGTTGTTTAGGGCCTTCATTATCTTTCCATACAAATACTAACAAATCTTATTCAGAATCCATGTTTATCTTTAATCAAACCAGTTTTTGAAAAACTGTTAAAGATACACAGAAACAGAATGAGGGGCCAAGAGAGTATGCAACTGTTGATTGGCACATGGGGCAGAATTTCAAGGCTCTGGTGTTCAGTGGGGTTTAGGGTGGGCATATAAACTCTGGCAGAAATCCTGGTGGCATCTGGCCTCGTGtgcctctcctcccctctccatcCCATGTGGCAGCCCTGATGGAGAACTCAGTTTTGGTTTTTCAAAATTTTGTTGGTGAGGTTTTGGTTGTGTAACACCAAAGTTTTGAATCAAAACTCGTTTTACAGATTTCTTTGCCTGTTTACGCCCCCCCACTCCCATTTTACCTGTGCAGGCTATGTAGGAGGAGAGGGGAAATTACATGGCCTGGGGAGGTCATTGTTGCCAGCATCTGTGATTTTTATTGCCACTTTCACACACACAGTGGTTCTCCTTGGAGCCCTGGCAGAtgcagccaggacattgtcaccTGCTGTTTGAAAAGCAGCGTAGGATGCTCtccctctgtggggcagggaatatCTGGGCAGCCTGACCTAGTTATATCCTCTAAGgcatgttttaaaataacttctaTTAGGATTTTTCCAGCTAGCTCCTGCCCCCATAGGGCAGGAGCTGGCGAATAGCAGGTACCTAGCCAcgctcagggtgcatctacacttgcattcctcttttgaaagatgtatgcaaatgaggtaaatcaaaaatacaaataaggtATACATTCGcatatgacacctcatttgcatattctaatttcaaaaacgtctttggaaagaagaaagcccgtgtagatgctgctctttcaaaagtaaacaccatcttcgaaagactccttcttcccattaaataaaggaaagaaggattatTTCGAAGATGGGCTTACTTTTGACAGAGCACCGTCTgccctggctttcttctttcaaaagaagctctttttgaaaagagaatatgcaaatttatacctcatttgcctacctcttttgaaagagcaatggaagtgtagatgcaccctcagggtctgcaggTGTGAGGAGACCCAGCCAAGCTGTGCGAGGAGGCCGTGGTGCACTATGTTGCCTGAGCACAAAGCAGCTCTGTCCCTTGGCCCcgagctgccctctgccccaccagcgCCTGGAGGGGTCCTGCTCAGGCCCTAACAGACTACAATTCCCAGCATACGGAGCGCCGTGCAGAAACTccacttcccacaatgcactgcgaaCAGCTTCCCTTGTGAACGACGCGTCATAGGCAGCTCCGCGCAGAGTCCGTTGAGAGCGCCGAGGCGGAGCCAGCGGGGGTACTACAAGTCCCAGGATGCCTCGCGGCGGGATAAGCGTCGGCGgtgctgctcccctctgcccgCGCGGTGCGGGGGTTGGAGACGGAAGCGGCAGCGCGGAGTGGGAAGAGGGGTGTGAGGAGGATGGACTGTGAGTGCGGGCGGCACGTGCGGGGGGCGTTGGGCGGGGGCGGAGCATtgccctgcaggggtggggggcagcgcacggtggaggggggcaggaatgGGGCGTTGTGTGAGGGGAAAAGGGAGGATacaaggggcggggggcagcgcgcTGAGGGAGgtgattcccccctccccccgatgATTTTGTGCCTTACTGATTTTATTCCACTTTACATTTCTTACGCTGTCTGTGTCCTGCCCCGTCTCCCATCCCCGCATTCTCCTTGGCAGGCGCCAGCCTCTGAGATTTGTTTCTCGCCCTCCCCCTTCTTAAGAGGCCAATAAAGGCAGTGAAATACCCCCTGGACAATGAGCACCACGTTTCGGAGAAGCTCTAGACAGAttggagggagaggaagaaatACTGGGAGGACCAACCACAGCGATTAAATCTCTGGAAAgcgacctatgagggaagactgaaagaattgagGTTGTTTCGCGTGGAAAAGAGCAGACCTAGCGGGGACATGACAACTGCTTTCAAGCGTCTAACAAGTTGTTTGTTGCAAGTGGAAGGGAGGAGTttattctccttgacctctgaggttAGGATAGGacgcagtgggcttaaactgaagcaaatgaggcttaggttggatattaggaagaactttcTAAATGCTAGGCAGGTAAACGCTGGAAGAAATTGTTTAGGGAGATTGGAGAActtccatcattggaggttttttggttttttttttgtttttttaaagagcgGTTTAGACAAACAggcagggatggtctaaatggtgcttggtcctactgtgagtgcaggaggtTGGATATGATGACCTCTGAAGATACTTTCCAGTTCTGTGAAGACCACCATTACCCTTGCTATCAGTGTGTGAGAGACACAGTACATTGTTAGGTTAAAAATCATATTTTCTCAAGTTTTGATACAATTCTTAAATAGCCTCAGTATTTATTGGCAAAATCATCAAAAGGAGAGCATTGAGGAATTTAATTCTGCTTGTTCATAGTACATAGAACTACAAACATGAATTATTTCGTTCAAGcaaatgttttcatttaatttttattaacaGTTTTCTAAGGTTAACCATTTAACATAAATGGCTAATATTATGCTTAAACTATCATATTTATGTCCCTCTGAAGCTATAATTATTTGTGAATTGTTGAGGATTAAGAGAAAACTGAATGAATGGTGCCCTTAGGATAGATGGGGAAACTTGCACTTCCTTTTTCTGATTGCTACCctcttaaaggaaaaaaagaaaagaaaagctgtaCCCCTTCAGTAAATAAGTTGCTCCACTTTGAACTAAGGTTCCAATGATCCCAGAGAAGTTGAGAGGCAGAGTTTTGTTTTAGTTTAGTGTGAGTAACACTCTGGGTCTGAAAAACTGTATAATTTTCGTGTTATGAAAAGGGAGGATCACCACATTGTAAGGCTTCCAAGGAAAGTAAAAAAGGATAAATAGGGCATTCTGGGATTTTTCTTgctcactttaaaaaaagaagcacaATTTAGGTAAATGTGATGCTGCAGTGTTTAAAGCCATTCTGATTTTGGTACAATAGAGGCAACAGTAGAATGTCAGCAATGGGTGGCTGAGAGGTAAAAGGGACGGGAAATGCTAATTTGGTACTTTCATTATTTGCCTTGAGTTAAATTCTCTCTGAGGTCTGGCCtatactagggatcaaagtcgatcccagatacgcatTTCTAGCCACGCCATTAGGGTAGCTAGAATCTatatatcaggatcaactttgttccctagtttAGCTCAGGGTTCTTCGGGCTTGCACCCACGTCCCTTTCTTTACGTGATAGCatagagtaccagggtcaatggctgagtccagagaaatcaattttgccacgtcttcacacacacggcaaaattgatctctggaaCATCAATTGCAGCATCTTGAACCCCACTGTAACTGTAGACATATAGTGCTGAGTGCTGTTTTTCTAGCAGTTGGTACCATGAGGTGCAATGTAGTCGCTCATTGACTGTGTTTTGCTAATAGGTGTAAAACAAAGGCCCTGATCAATACCCAATACATTTTTCCCTAGTGTCCTGACTCCTGAGCAAATTTCAGTTAGTGCATTTACATTCTTCCTGTCTCAGTTGGATACATTATTTACCCCGGGGTGATtctattaaaaatcaaaatgtcaaacaatattttaaaattctgcatatttttgtCATAATgtaatcacaccagtttcaattatttttggtaatttttttcatAATGCCAGTCAGCAACTATGTCTAACAATACAGACAACAAAAAAATCAGGAACATTTTTTGATAAATAGATGTACTAGGCATATTATCACAGAACTTTGAGAAATAATATGTTTGTCTTGTAGTTTGTATATTTCCTGCACCCATGAGAATCTGTGCAAAGGCGTGCAGGAACTGGGGTAATGGAAGACCTAAAGGAGAGGGAAGTAattgctgggaaggagcctgggaGTGTGTCTGGAGGGGTGTTCAtttgaataaaaacaaatatatttggcAAAGCAAATATTCCCACATCAGGGTTTCTGTGCTGCTATGTCATAGTGATTTGTGTGCATCATCCCTCTTTTGAGGGTAAACTCACTTGTAATTTGTTTGCCACTATTCAGATTGTATAGAACCAAGGACACTGACAGACTCAGTACTACTAAGTATACCTTCTGTAAAGAAATTTTAGATTCTGGTGGACAAAAGGCAGAAGTGTGACTGATCACTACTAAGCTTTAGAAATCTTAATTCCGTCCACTCTCCCAGtcactaaaggtatgtctacactgtgtggCTGACCAGTGCCAGCTGATTTGGACTCACAGGGCTCTGGCTAAGGGCCTGTTCAGTTGCAGTTAGACATTCAGCCTTAGGCTACAGTCTGAGCTCTTGGACCCTCCCACCTCGGAGCCCATACTCCAGTCCATGCCTAAAGAACACCACAGCTAAGCAGCGCTttagcccaagtcagctgacatgggccagctaCAGTCATCTAatgtc contains:
- the GPR15 gene encoding G-protein coupled receptor 15, yielding MPETTFPYNDSYYYSPTEGPPEDYCQSLQVPYMDIFLPVLYATVFLLGITGNSILIGALVFKLGVHRQIDIFIINLAVSDFVFLLTLPLWVDKEISLGIWRSGSFLCKGSSYIISVNMYCSIFLLTCMSADRYLAIIHPSVARKVRTRFYTNGLCACIWLLSCLLGLPTLLSRELRQHKDQPYCTDVPLTPTRRIVSLIMLILAFFFPLLSILTFYCSITKKLCMHYQKSGKHDKKLRKSIKIVFIVVAAFVFSWIPFNIFKLLAIISGLQDSMLPFCLRVLAQAGMQVSSPFAFANSCVNPFIYYCFDSYIRRTILQCLHPGVQVHGTGSSSDTIDTRTSHTLSAFIHGEDVTRLRRRSMSF